A section of the Candidatus Poribacteria bacterium genome encodes:
- the recN gene encoding DNA repair protein RecN: MIEELYISNVALIDELQLECSSGLNVFTGETGAGKSVILNAVGLALGERSNAGLVRDGATNAKIQIAVALPPDHPVWAGFNDSEFGDALDAEETLVLSRQINASGRSRCHANGQLVSLTFLSAIGDLLVDIHGQHAHQSLFRSETHLDLVDTFGRYEALKAEVCKKYDELHAAQAKLADYSQTLREATQEKDLLEFQLEELEDAQLQEGEEEDLVNEQHLLSNAETLFESANELYEQLYGGDLSESSTLDGLKIASRTISKLCELDGSLSELNERFESVLYELEDIVYQIRDYRDKIEFNPHRLSEVEERLDLIHRLKRKYGDSISDILAYQGQASQKLEELQFGSERIEELKDQIRAVTEQAQELAVELSKKRKETATQLEALIERELQTLGMETAVFQILVSPIESAEGPLEIEGKRYELRADGMDEIEFFISPNVGSEPKPLARIASGGEISRVMLALKTVLAQVDLIPTMIFDEIDAGIGGRTADIVGRKLKELSRFRQVFCITHLPQIARFADQHFRVDKDEDGNRTTITAKLLTPEERVEEVARMHGGEATVTTLAHARELLEGQ, translated from the coding sequence ATGATTGAAGAACTTTACATAAGCAATGTTGCCCTTATCGATGAGCTTCAGTTGGAGTGCTCCTCCGGTCTGAATGTTTTCACCGGGGAGACGGGTGCGGGTAAATCGGTGATCTTAAACGCTGTGGGACTTGCGCTCGGTGAACGCAGTAACGCTGGACTTGTCAGAGATGGAGCGACCAACGCCAAGATTCAGATCGCGGTTGCGCTACCTCCGGATCATCCTGTGTGGGCCGGTTTTAACGATTCAGAGTTTGGCGACGCTTTGGATGCAGAGGAAACGTTGGTTCTATCCCGACAGATCAATGCAAGCGGGCGCAGTCGTTGCCACGCCAATGGACAGTTGGTGAGCCTGACATTCTTGAGTGCAATCGGTGATTTGCTCGTCGATATTCACGGTCAGCATGCGCACCAATCTCTCTTCAGGTCGGAAACCCATCTTGATCTCGTTGATACGTTCGGCAGGTATGAGGCGCTGAAGGCGGAAGTCTGTAAAAAGTACGACGAACTCCACGCCGCCCAAGCAAAACTCGCTGATTATTCCCAAACGCTCCGTGAAGCGACTCAGGAGAAAGATCTGTTAGAGTTTCAACTTGAAGAACTAGAGGATGCCCAACTCCAAGAGGGAGAAGAGGAGGATCTTGTTAACGAACAGCATCTCCTCAGCAATGCAGAAACCCTCTTTGAATCAGCCAATGAACTCTACGAGCAACTCTATGGCGGCGACCTATCGGAATCTTCGACGCTAGACGGGCTCAAGATAGCGAGCCGCACCATTTCTAAACTCTGCGAATTAGATGGCAGCCTGTCAGAATTGAACGAGCGTTTCGAGTCCGTCCTGTATGAGTTGGAGGACATCGTCTATCAGATCCGCGATTATCGTGATAAAATTGAGTTTAATCCGCACCGCCTTTCAGAGGTTGAGGAACGGCTGGACCTCATCCATCGGCTCAAGCGGAAGTACGGCGATTCAATCTCCGACATTTTAGCTTACCAAGGGCAAGCCTCGCAGAAACTTGAGGAGCTTCAATTCGGTTCCGAGCGGATTGAAGAGTTGAAGGACCAGATTCGCGCCGTGACAGAACAAGCCCAGGAACTCGCGGTTGAACTTTCCAAGAAACGGAAAGAGACCGCGACCCAACTTGAAGCTTTGATTGAGCGTGAACTCCAGACACTGGGAATGGAAACAGCGGTTTTCCAGATCCTTGTGTCCCCTATTGAGTCCGCTGAGGGTCCCTTGGAGATTGAGGGGAAACGTTATGAACTGCGGGCTGATGGGATGGATGAAATCGAATTCTTCATCTCTCCCAACGTTGGATCCGAACCGAAGCCGTTGGCGCGAATAGCGTCCGGCGGGGAGATCTCGCGTGTGATGTTAGCATTGAAAACGGTGCTTGCCCAAGTTGATCTGATTCCGACAATGATTTTTGACGAAATCGATGCAGGTATCGGGGGACGCACCGCAGATATCGTCGGACGGAAACTAAAGGAACTGTCGCGTTTTCGCCAAGTCTTTTGTATCACGCATCTACCACAGATTGCACGTTTTGCTGACCAGCATTTTCGGGTTGACAAAGATGAGGACGGAAATCGCACAACGATCACGGCGAAACTCCTGACACCGGAAGAACGGGTTGAGGAGGTGGCTCGGATGCACGGCGGCGAAGCGACGGTAACGACGCTTGCACATGCGAGGGAGTTGTTGGAGGGACAATAG